A part of Paenibacillus sp. sptzw28 genomic DNA contains:
- a CDS encoding spore coat protein has product MNTIIEQLMGVNKLTDQVIAMDFLISAKTGIRNYAFALTETATPEIKAVLRKQLDDAIDTHEQITAYMMRNEFYHPYDLNEQLRLDLSNIQAALSIP; this is encoded by the coding sequence ATGAATACAATTATCGAACAATTGATGGGTGTTAATAAGCTGACGGATCAAGTGATCGCGATGGATTTTCTGATTTCAGCCAAAACAGGCATAAGAAACTATGCTTTTGCGCTGACGGAAACCGCAACGCCGGAGATAAAAGCCGTATTGAGGAAGCAGCTTGATGATGCGATCGACACGCACGAGCAAATCACGGCCTATATGATGCGTAATGAGTTTTACCATCCTTACGATTTAAACGAACAGCTGCGGCTGGACCTGAGCAACATTCAAGCTGCTTTAAGCATTCCTTAG